The DNA sequence CAGTGCCCGGGGCTGTTTCCGCCGCTACCGGAAATTTCGGCCGGCCGGCCAGGTGAGGGGGATGCACTGGCCCCGCCCTAGAGCGGCAGAGGGTTGGCCGGAGGGAGTAGCCGCAGCAGTAGCAGCCGAATCGTGCCTACCGAGTCAGTCCCAGCGTTGTCTGCGCCATGGCCCGTAAGAAGCTGTACCGCCCAATCGCTGCCATGGCCAAGAAGATCCGTGAGTATCGAGCGCTGAAGAACCGTCCCCGTGACTCCCAGCGCTTCGCCCTGGATTACGAAACCATGACCCGACCCTTCACCAACAAGCGCCTCCCTGTGCTGGCCTGGGAGGACGTGAGGCAGGAGAACCGCCTCTtcaccctgctctgccagctgcgGCTATTTGGCATTGGCCGTATGGTCACCCGCAAGTCCTGGCTCTGGCAGTATGATGAGCCCTGCTACTGGGTCATTACCAAGGTTAGGGTGGACTATACAGCTGAGGTGAGAGCCCTTGACTGTGGGCGTGGGGCTTGAAGGCAGTCATATTTGTTATGGTAACAGGCACCATAGAGAGGGCCTATTGGAAGGCAAGTGGAAATGTGGCCTCACAGTGAGACCTGCCATCCTGAAAGCGGGCGCACAGCTCACCATCACCTATTAAACCATCTCTACAGTAGTCTCGGCCTCTGACATCACAACTCCACATTCAAACACGTAATTTTATGGTGTGTAGCAGGAAGCATCAGGTCATAGATTGCTAAATTCAGAGGATGTACCATGTAATAAAAATCTACAGTTTAGGAAATCCTAAGGCCGGGGGGGGGAGTATGATAGTACCTGAGTACTGCAGAAACAATAGTGTCAGTCTGAGCCACTATGTTTCAGAATTCACAACACTGATTTTTAGTATTTCTAGTGCAGATTGTGCATGTACATAAGAATCAGGATTGTAGTGGGGACACACAGTTGTATGGAATCATTACACAGCTGATGGCAGTTAGTATATAGTATTAAGATGCCTTTTACTGCATTCTTCACAAAATTAATGGCAGGGATTGTCTAATGGCATTTGTTTAGTATTGTAGAAAAACAGTAGCCACAATTAGCAGTTATTCAAGTCACCTCACTTTTTGTAGCTCATAAGTAATAAGATTATAAAATGAGTTTGTCCCTGGGAATAATTCTAAGTGATCAGAgcaaaattttgtttttctttgcagaACTTGGATCATGGGAAAGCCTGGGGATACCTGACATTCCAAGGTAAAGAGAGCTTGAGTCACAAGCATGATTAGAGGAAAAAAAGTTAATGTAAAGGGCCAGGTACGGACCTGGGAGGAAAAAGGTGGCTCTCTTGCCACTCagcatcaatgttccctctattttttttatcatccatgtgtggaatacatttttgtgCACCTAAGcatctgtggatgtgcacccccacTAGGAACATGCTGGCAGCTgtaggctctctgctaatcagctgggcagtattagAATCTTTCCTAGGtagccacccaaatgctcagcttacagggaacactgctcagcagTTCTCCTTGACTGGTAGCTCTCCCTTTACACTCACCCAGTCTAATAGGATGAAAGTAAGAAAAGGAAATTTCCTAACAGTTGTCTAGTCCATTGTAGAAGATTccttgcttttcttttaaaactagcttgaaaaaatccacacattctATATCATAGTGAACAGGCGCTGTTGGCAGAGAAATGGACTCTAACAAATCTTTTCAATCGCCACTGTTTTATAACTATTAAGGAATTCAATTTTCCAACATCTGTGTAAAGTAGAAAAGAATTATCTTCATTTTATAGACATTAAAACTAAATTAGAGAGCTTGAGCAAGTCATTTCACCTATCATAAGTGATCAACAGTAAAGTCAGGCTACAATTCCAATGTTCTGTAAGTTACTTGTGTTACCTATTATATAATCAGTAGTGGGAGAGTGTAGTATAGCAGATATTACTACCATAAAATGCCCAGCTGAAGTACTGGAGACACTGCAGTGGTGTAGTAACCCATATAGAGTTTGTTGTTCAGAGCATTGTTTACCTATTCATCATCTTTCCTTAGGCAAGACATATAATGAAGTGAAAGAGATTGACAAGGTCATGTATCATGACTGGCGGCTAGTGCCCAAACATGAAGAGGAGGCCTTcaagaaatttattccagtgtcagAAGAAGTCATTCAGTATGTGCCATACCCACCTCTGCTGCGAGCCATGATCTTTGCACAaaggcagaaggaaggaaaacttaACACAGAGGAACCACTGATTGATCTGGAGAAAATGACCTCCTTCACAAAGGACTACTTTCAAGATCAGAAAAAAACTAAGGGGACACCAATATGAAGATCTCGGGATAGCTGTCATGAAGCTTCTGAAATGCTTTCTAATACTCAACAGGTTGACAGCCCATACAATATCCTTAATAAAGTACAGGACCATAAGCCACATGCTGAATTCTGGTTCAATGCACTGAAGTTTGATACATTGGTGTCTCAATACCATACACATCTAGATATGCAACTCATATACATTCATAAATACAGAGAGATACTCATTTTTAGTGATCTTTTGTTTGCAGAAAGCTCCCCTCCTTTGGTTCCCTCTCTTCTCCTGAGGTATGCCTCCTGTTGTCCAGGTCCAAGCATGCAGGCAGACTACAAATGagactccttttgaaaggacacaaCCATAGTTTAGGCCcacaaattatttaaaacacaATGGTCAGAAGAGTGAATTCAAATGGCACCTTTATGTATAGGCCTTGCTACCTGTGTGTATAAATCCTGTTTACTTATATGCGTTTATTGCTTTCTTGACTTATCCCTCTAGCACAGTTGCAAGGATATGAGTTGGGTGCTAGATGGTCTTGTGGATCATCATCAGAAGTATTTAAATTCCAGTTTTAGAATCTTATCTTGACACACAGACATCACATCAACTGCACCTTAACCAAGCCCATAAATACCACTCAGATACCACAAGACTATATAGGTAGTGAGCAAGATGGAAAGAACCCCCCTCAACTTTCAGATTGTTTGCCAAGTTGGTTCTGGGGAAGAACACATGGTTTTTCTTGTAAACTGAGTAAAAGTTCTGATGTCTTTTGCAGTCAGTGTCTAACTACAGTTTGCTGAATGGGAGAGTTTTTTGCTGTGCACATCAGACAGGCACTAAACATAGAATGGCCCGCTGATACTTTTGGAGTCTCTACAGTGGACAAAACTACTTTTGGAACCTCCCCTGCAGTGTTTGTAGAATGCTAGACCATCATACCTCAGCTGCAAAACTTGGTAGAAACCAAccaagaagagaagagtggacaCATTTAAACAATACAGAAAGACTGAAAGAGTcttgtcacaaaaaaaaaaaaaaaaaaagtcacttttcaCTACAAAAAGGGAGGGTTGTTTTGATAATTACCTTTTATGCTTTCCCATCCCCACAATGGGCAACAGTGTCCTGGCCAGCCTCCCACTCCAGAGGGCCCAATGACACTGTACCTGGACACTCCACTACCACCATGCACCCCTTTGGAAGGAGCAGCGTTTTCCTGATGTTTCAAACTTGTGGCTATTGTGGGAAGATGGGGCAAATGTTTGACTTATTTTTCTTGTGTTTTAACTAGTTGTGGAGCTTGCAGAGCACCCAACCATTGTGCAGTAAGGTATTTTGCAATAAACCCTTCAGTGCACAACTCccactagggcaggggtcagcaatcaaaatagcaagaagagccattttcccCCCCCTccaaattcagtttaaaaaaaaaaaaaaaaagctaattcaagagccacaaggcACGTGAATCtaagatagtccttaataaacaaacactttttgtaagtttttttttttttttattaactaaaaacagcacacacacatgcaatgatttgtaatgcaatacatcaGCAATGTCCAATGGTGAATGGGACAGTGGGGTATAGTGGAATGCAGCCCAGGAGAGCTACACGTgtggctcccctgctgctgctccatgcctGCATCCCACCACCTGGTGGGACAAGCCTgtagtggcagcagtggaggtggctctgagctgcaggcTCACATGatggcagctctggctgtgcagcAGTGACTCCAGCCATAGGGTGGCACAGCTCACAAAAtggtggctccagccatgggtCGCAGCTCCAGGGAGTAATCTAAAGGACAGGGGTGTGGTTCCTTgctagcagggcaggggaggcttgGGGCAATCCATTCAGTTCCTTTTAGACACCACTGTGATGTGTTTACTACAGGAGGTTCACAcactttacatattctatttcctcatgctTCACGTGTttataccactatcttcctgactttcactcccaaatcctctctctggaggatgctagctTCTGAAAGCTTTGGTTTTTGAAGTCACTGTATAACTGCTCCaatactttgataaagcacttCTATATAATTTGCTCCCTGTGAACAACCTTCCTTATTTCATAATCTCTCAAGTTGCCATGAAAACTAGCTTCAGTTATGCTACTTGGTAATTTCACCCATTTAGGGAATGAGTTCTTACTTTGCTTTGTGTAGCACctcctccatggctttttttctggcatctccagttGGATACTGTTTTGCAGAAGTAACAGAGACATAGTagtgttaatctgtactccaacaaaacaaagcagcagaaatgtagcactttaaagactaacaaagtgatttattcagtgatgagtttgtgggacaaacccacttcagatcaagttcatttccaatacagatggaCACTTAAATAGGAGGACCAAAAAagaaatattgcaataaaaattgacaaataggattgaaggaagggggtgagaggatgttaattgtcctgtctgagataattacaagctaCAAGTTTGAGTACATAtcagattcaacacattaacaagcgatatgaacagagacatcaaacTACCTCACACtttgcaaggactgcttcccttcctttgatgctcataattaatGAGACATAAGGAAGCCCAGCTGAACtcaatataaatgcaaaggattgtgtccattcagtttgaaagtctgttttcatcttcacttttcctctttttttgaagcCCATCTATCCCCACTTTATTCATGCtgattttacttcatgtttaaatttgttttctttcttaaaaacttgtgttgcccttacagcaggaataccacaagcttctttttccttttcaaaatcaagacattagcaacatgatcaaaacacagatacagtatcatgtaCCACAATGCACTGCGCATATTAAAAAGGGAAAAGGGGAACTATCCAACATTTTGCTCATACATATTGCTTGCTATTTAGAAGTGAGTTCGTTGTCCAGCTTTTAAATGTTcactatcaaaaataatcaggagagtttttGTTTTACTCTGCAGTTATACCACTGGGGGCCACAAAGTAGTCCTTgaagagcagcatgcagctctgaagccacaggttgcagacccctgcattaAGGGGACAGGGTTGCAAATGCCAGCTCTGAAGACGACAGCACGCAGCCAGTTCTGTAATGAGTTATCTGGTGTTCAATAGACCTGACCCTCTCAACTCTAGGCCAGGGGCGTCCAACAGGTGGCCCACGGGCCACAATCCTGCCTGCAAAGCAAGAGGCCGGCGGCAGAGCAGTTTGGTGCTGCCagcgggttaagcctgggggtagaGGCAGGGGACAGTATGAGGCTGGGGGCGGTCGGGGGCCTGCGCTAGGCTGCCAGTGGAGTAAAGGAGAGCACAAGGAAGGGACATTGCGGATGGAAGGGCTCACAAAAGAGAGGACGCGCCTCTTGCCCGGCTCCAAAAGCTGCTCCCGAGTTTCCTGCAGGCCCCTGCGGGGCTCGGACTCAGGAGCCTTTAGAGGGGGCAGGCCACGAGAGCAGAAGCCGCTCGGGCTCAGAGGCGGGAAAAGGGCAGGCGAGGGCGCGCGGGAGACGGCTCGCGCTCAGCCCCTGGAGCAGCGTgcgcgtcctccctgcccccttgcgGCCAGGCCGTAGCCACCGCGCGCTTCTCCTCACGGGCTGCCGCCATGATCTGCCTGGTGCTCACCCTGTTCGCAAACGTCTTCCAGAGCGGTGAGCTAGCCGTGCAGGCTACcccgggcagggggcggggcggggcggggcggggcgggggatgTCCCCAGGCAGGGGGGCGTCCAGGCATTCCATCCAGCCAGCAGAGGCGGAGGGAGGTATGCCAGGGGGATGCTTCCCACTAGGCAAAGGAAAGAC is a window from the Carettochelys insculpta isolate YL-2023 chromosome 16, ASM3395843v1, whole genome shotgun sequence genome containing:
- the MRPS34 gene encoding small ribosomal subunit protein mS34; the encoded protein is MARKKLYRPIAAMAKKIREYRALKNRPRDSQRFALDYETMTRPFTNKRLPVLAWEDVRQENRLFTLLCQLRLFGIGRMVTRKSWLWQYDEPCYWVITKVRVDYTAENLDHGKAWGYLTFQGKTYNEVKEIDKVMYHDWRLVPKHEEEAFKKFIPVSEEVIQYVPYPPLLRAMIFAQRQKEGKLNTEEPLIDLEKMTSFTKDYFQDQKKTKGTPI